The following are encoded together in the Candidatus Methylacidiphilales bacterium genome:
- a CDS encoding ABC transporter permease, which translates to MTVVPHRWVELHLALKFLRPKRSYVSAITILSLLGVLVGVAVLIVVLSVMEGFERQLREKIVGFNAHVTVTNYGLMRDYREVMDRVAREPGVVAVTPFILGPVLVESGGRVSTPFIKGIDPSTHEAVIPMKGRLVAGEWILGPDSVIVGDEWARRNQAWVGDKILVYSPRNLSRLRGPRQSGDDSYYLPSEYTIRGLFSTGFFEYDFNFLILGFSEAQRLYAIDDAAHGLAIRLEHALLSDGLKQRLNRDLAPPLTAVTWIDQNRTLVQQVAVERRVMFFILLFIMIVAAFGLMSTLITVTVQKTRDIGLLKALGARNAQVAAVFTLYGLVVGVAGSVLGVAAGLALVSYRNPFSGWLSSTFRIDVFPAEIYHFLEIPAVVDPPTVLIIGCCGVVLSTLAALIPALAAARIDPARSLNNP; encoded by the coding sequence ATGACCGTGGTCCCGCACCGCTGGGTGGAATTGCACCTGGCCCTGAAATTTCTCCGCCCCAAACGCAGCTACGTCTCGGCCATCACCATCCTTTCCCTCCTGGGCGTGCTGGTCGGGGTGGCCGTGCTCATCGTGGTCCTTTCGGTCATGGAGGGCTTTGAACGGCAGTTGCGCGAGAAAATCGTCGGCTTCAACGCCCACGTCACTGTGACCAACTACGGCCTGATGCGCGACTACCGCGAAGTCATGGACCGGGTGGCCAGGGAGCCCGGGGTGGTTGCGGTCACCCCGTTCATTCTCGGTCCGGTTCTGGTCGAATCGGGCGGGCGCGTCTCCACACCGTTCATCAAGGGCATCGACCCCAGCACCCACGAGGCGGTCATTCCGATGAAAGGCCGGCTGGTCGCGGGTGAATGGATCCTGGGGCCTGACTCGGTCATCGTGGGCGACGAATGGGCCCGCCGCAACCAGGCCTGGGTCGGGGACAAGATCCTGGTCTATTCGCCCCGCAATCTTTCCCGTCTCCGCGGCCCGCGCCAGTCGGGTGATGATAGTTACTATCTGCCCTCCGAGTACACCATCCGCGGGCTCTTTTCGACCGGGTTTTTCGAATATGACTTCAACTTCCTCATCCTGGGCTTCTCCGAGGCGCAGCGGTTGTATGCCATCGACGATGCCGCCCATGGTCTGGCCATCCGGCTGGAGCACGCGCTCCTGTCCGATGGACTCAAGCAACGGCTCAATCGCGACCTCGCCCCCCCCCTGACCGCCGTCACCTGGATCGACCAGAACCGCACCCTGGTCCAGCAGGTGGCGGTCGAGCGGCGGGTGATGTTTTTCATCCTCCTCTTCATCATGATTGTGGCGGCCTTCGGCCTGATGAGCACGCTCATCACCGTCACGGTGCAAAAGACCCGGGACATCGGTCTGCTCAAGGCGCTGGGCGCGCGCAACGCCCAGGTGGCGGCGGTCTTCACCCTGTATGGTTTGGTCGTGGGGGTGGCCGGTTCGGTTCTCGGCGTGGCGGCCGGTTTGGCCCTGGTTTCCTACCGGAACCCATTCAGCGGATGGCTTTCCAGCACATTCCGCATCGATGTCTTTCCGGCCGAGATTTACCACTTCCTGGAAATCCCCGCCGTGGTGGACCCGCCCACGGTCTTGATCATCGGCTGCTGCGGGGTGGTCCTGAGTACACTGGCGGCCCTCATCCCCGCGCTGGCGGCCGCCCGCATCGACCCCGCCCGGAGCCTTAACAACCCATGA
- a CDS encoding adenylate/guanylate cyclase domain-containing protein, whose product MIAAQGFQAPPLPANEGERLQALRALRIVDTPPEERYDRIVRITARVFQVPIAYISFVEEDRQWFKARQGVCAIGGSRDQSFCGHAILGDEPLVIADTHQDARFRFNPMVTGEMGVRFYAGAPIRSAGGEKVGTLCLMDRQSRQLHPGEITLLKELALLVEHELGLVDVVVMQQKVLDSQRELAEEKRKSDELLRNILPEHVAEELKLHGRVNPVLHDEIGVLFSDFTDFTRVSATMQPQELVEELNTCFSAFDHITDRHGVEKLKTIGDGYLCVCGLESGINGHARALLQTAFEMREFVARRQAAKEAAGQPYWNLRIGLHCGPAVAGVVGSRKFAYDIWGDTVNTAARLETAAEPGRINVSGPFLAHLDGQVIAEVRGELPLKGKGLVPQFFVDSWIA is encoded by the coding sequence GTGATCGCCGCCCAGGGTTTCCAAGCACCACCGCTTCCCGCCAACGAAGGCGAACGGTTGCAGGCACTCCGGGCCCTGCGCATCGTCGACACCCCGCCCGAGGAACGCTACGACCGCATCGTCCGCATCACCGCCCGCGTCTTCCAAGTGCCCATTGCCTACATCTCCTTCGTCGAAGAGGACCGGCAATGGTTCAAGGCCCGCCAGGGGGTGTGCGCCATCGGCGGTTCCCGCGACCAGTCCTTCTGCGGACACGCCATTCTGGGCGACGAACCCCTGGTCATCGCCGACACCCACCAGGACGCCCGGTTCCGCTTCAATCCGATGGTCACGGGTGAGATGGGTGTCCGTTTTTATGCCGGCGCCCCGATCCGCTCCGCTGGCGGCGAGAAAGTGGGCACCCTCTGCCTGATGGACAGGCAGTCGCGGCAACTCCACCCCGGCGAAATCACCCTTCTCAAGGAACTGGCACTCCTGGTCGAGCACGAACTGGGCCTGGTCGACGTGGTGGTCATGCAGCAAAAGGTTCTGGACAGCCAGCGCGAGCTGGCCGAAGAAAAGCGCAAGTCCGACGAATTGCTGCGCAACATCCTGCCCGAGCACGTGGCGGAAGAACTCAAGCTGCACGGACGGGTCAATCCCGTTCTGCACGACGAAATCGGCGTCCTGTTCTCCGACTTCACCGACTTCACCCGGGTTTCCGCCACCATGCAGCCGCAGGAACTGGTGGAAGAACTCAACACCTGCTTCTCCGCCTTCGACCACATCACCGACCGGCACGGGGTGGAAAAGCTGAAAACCATCGGCGATGGTTACCTGTGTGTGTGCGGATTGGAATCCGGCATCAACGGCCATGCCCGGGCGCTCCTGCAAACGGCCTTTGAGATGCGGGAATTCGTCGCCCGGCGCCAGGCGGCCAAGGAGGCCGCGGGCCAACCCTATTGGAACCTCCGCATCGGCCTCCACTGCGGACCAGCCGTCGCGGGCGTGGTCGGCAGCCGGAAGTTTGCCTACGACATCTGGGGCGACACCGTCAATACGGCGGCACGGCTGGAAACGGCGGCCGAGCCCGGTCGCATCAACGTCTCGGGTCCCTTCCTGGCCCATCTCGATGGCCAGGTGATTGCGGAAGTCCGGGGCGAATTGCCACTGAAAGGCAAGGGCCTGGTCCCCCAATTTTTTGTCGACAGTTGGATCGCCTGA
- a CDS encoding peroxiredoxin, protein MTTSVPTESKIHLGEKVPDFELLAYTDDRIEIFKLSHFCGRWLVLVFYPADFSMVCPTELAELAERAADFESNGVCVATVSMDSVYVHKAWKQGDIRLQKIKFPMISDTGGELSRFFGTYCPEQRISQRGTFVIDPDGVLKCLEMQDNSIGRNVDELLRKIDALQFVRENPGMVCPASWNKKQEAIRVGFDTGSLRF, encoded by the coding sequence ATGACCACGAGTGTTCCGACGGAGAGCAAGATCCACCTGGGTGAGAAGGTTCCGGACTTCGAGTTGTTGGCCTACACGGACGACCGGATCGAAATCTTCAAGCTGTCGCATTTTTGCGGTCGTTGGTTGGTCCTGGTTTTTTATCCAGCGGATTTTTCCATGGTATGTCCGACCGAGCTGGCCGAATTGGCCGAGCGCGCGGCGGACTTCGAGTCTAACGGGGTGTGCGTGGCCACGGTCAGCATGGATTCGGTCTACGTGCACAAAGCGTGGAAGCAGGGCGACATCCGATTGCAGAAAATAAAATTTCCCATGATCTCGGATACGGGCGGGGAACTGAGCCGTTTTTTCGGCACCTACTGCCCGGAACAGCGCATCAGCCAGCGCGGCACCTTTGTCATCGATCCGGATGGGGTGCTCAAGTGCCTGGAAATGCAGGACAACTCCATCGGCCGCAATGTGGATGAATTGTTGCGGAAGATCGACGCCCTGCAGTTTGTGCGGGAAAACCCCGGAATGGTGTGCCCGGCCAGTTGGAACAAAAAACAGGAAGCCATCCGGGTGGGCTTTGATACGGGCAGCTTGCGGTTTTGA
- the ilvE gene encoding branched-chain-amino-acid transaminase, producing MKIYIDGQFYAKEDAKISVFDHGLLYGDGVFEGIRAYHGRVFRLDEHIDRLFDSAKAILLTIPMDRAAMARVVVDTCRESNIQDGYIRLVVTRGVGDLGLNPNKCPKATVFCIATGISIYPPEVYQKGLKIITASTRRIGPASLSPAIKSLNYLNQVLARIEGNLAGADELIVLNDTGHVAECTADNIFVIKKGRILTPPISAGALGGITRRAVMDLAEKAGTPILEAELTRYDLWVADEIFLTGTAAEVVPVREVDGRTIGDGKPGPVTQRFTAAFHDLTRSTGTPIVG from the coding sequence GTGAAGATCTACATCGACGGACAGTTTTACGCCAAAGAGGACGCGAAAATCTCGGTTTTCGACCACGGGTTGTTGTATGGCGACGGCGTTTTCGAAGGCATCCGCGCCTACCACGGACGTGTCTTCCGTTTGGACGAACACATCGACCGCCTGTTTGATTCCGCCAAGGCCATCCTCCTGACCATCCCGATGGACCGCGCCGCCATGGCCCGCGTGGTGGTGGACACCTGCCGTGAAAGCAACATCCAGGATGGCTACATCCGCCTCGTGGTCACCCGCGGGGTGGGGGACCTCGGCCTGAATCCGAACAAATGCCCCAAGGCCACCGTCTTCTGCATCGCCACCGGCATCTCCATCTACCCCCCCGAGGTCTACCAGAAAGGCCTCAAGATCATCACGGCTTCGACCCGGCGAATCGGTCCGGCCTCGCTCAGCCCGGCGATCAAATCCCTCAATTATCTCAACCAAGTCCTGGCCCGCATCGAGGGCAACCTGGCTGGTGCGGACGAACTCATCGTGTTGAACGACACCGGTCATGTGGCCGAATGCACCGCGGACAACATCTTCGTCATCAAGAAGGGCCGCATCCTGACCCCGCCCATCTCCGCCGGGGCTTTGGGTGGCATCACGCGCCGGGCCGTCATGGACCTGGCGGAAAAGGCGGGCACCCCGATCCTCGAGGCCGAACTGACCCGCTACGACCTCTGGGTGGCGGACGAAATTTTCCTCACCGGCACCGCGGCCGAGGTCGTGCCGGTGCGTGAAGTGGACGGGCGGACCATCGGCGATGGCAAGCCCGGTCCGGTCACGCAGCGCTTCACCGCGGCCTTCCACGATTTGACCCGCAGCACGGGCACGCCTATAGTTGGTTGA
- a CDS encoding ABC transporter ATP-binding protein produces the protein MIRLENIHHAYPIGRSGSLPVLRGIDLEILPEQSLAIRGASGSGKSTLLQILGGLDRPTSGQVIANGRDLAGLSPGALARWRGLQVGFVFQSYHLMPELDVWENVALPAWLAGLDHTARARELIDEVGLSDRLRHRPGELSGGEQQRAALARALVNDPALVLADEPTGNLDSENREIVLKLLLDLTRQRKKALVLVTHDIEVAARASRVLELRHGILTERQQ, from the coding sequence ATGATCCGCCTGGAAAACATCCACCATGCCTACCCCATCGGGCGGTCCGGTTCGCTGCCCGTCCTGCGCGGCATCGACTTGGAAATCCTGCCGGAACAGTCCCTGGCCATCCGCGGGGCCTCGGGCTCGGGCAAATCCACCCTGTTGCAAATCCTCGGCGGACTCGACCGTCCCACTTCCGGCCAGGTCATCGCCAACGGCCGCGACCTGGCAGGCCTGTCCCCCGGCGCCCTGGCCCGCTGGCGGGGTCTCCAGGTCGGTTTTGTTTTCCAGTCCTACCACCTCATGCCCGAACTCGATGTTTGGGAAAATGTCGCCCTGCCCGCCTGGCTGGCCGGCCTGGACCACACCGCCCGGGCGCGGGAACTCATCGACGAAGTGGGCCTATCCGACCGCCTCCGCCATCGTCCGGGGGAATTGAGCGGGGGCGAGCAACAACGGGCGGCCCTGGCCCGGGCCCTGGTGAACGACCCGGCCCTGGTCCTGGCCGACGAGCCCACCGGCAACCTCGACAGCGAGAACCGCGAGATCGTGCTCAAATTACTGCTTGATTTGACCCGGCAAAGAAAGAAGGCTCTTGTGCTCGTGACGCACGACATCGAAGTGGCCGCCCGGGCTTCCCGTGTCTTGGAACTGCGCCACGGAATCCTGACGGAAAGGCAGCAGTGA